The Megalops cyprinoides isolate fMegCyp1 chromosome 10, fMegCyp1.pri, whole genome shotgun sequence genome window below encodes:
- the cd79a gene encoding B-cell antigen receptor complex-associated protein alpha chain, which yields MFARVIILFCCLTGIAHGDKTKVEVEPGNDRPSWRVAVSQTAVITCCYNASGGFVNATWVNHIKENGTMTKRYVDMADYRAGNENFTEDGKQCQRLTLESVTLNDTGLYQCILTHPDLRSPVFTYGTFLQVYKPMVKYLNLSEKTKNKILTAEGILLLLCVLLPGILLLRKTKQLNQLEKRRNKEEEENIYEGLNLEDCSSTYHQIQRSEVRGPYQDVDNVREEDIQLEKP from the exons GTATTGCCCATGGAGACAAAACCAAGGTTGAAGTTGAACCTGGCAATGACAGACCCTCATGGAGGGTTGCGGTCTCTCAAACCGCTGTGATAACATGCTGTTACAATGCATCTGGAGGCTTTGTGAATGCCACCTGGGTCAACCACATAAAGGAAAATGGCACCATGACAAAGAGATATGTCGACATGGCTGACTACAGGGCAGGTAATGAGAATTTCACAGAGGACGGCAAGCAGTGCCAGAGGCTCACTTTGGAGAGCGTCACGCTGAACGACACAGGTCTGTACCAGTGCATCCTGACTCACCCCGACCTGCGGTCCCCTGTCTTCACTTACGGCACCTTCCTGCAAGTCTACA AACCCATGGTCAAGTATCTGAACCTTAGCgagaaaacaaagaacaagATCCTCACAGCAGAAGGCAttcttctcctcctgtgtgtCCTACTGCCTGGTATCCTGCTTCTCCGTAAG ACAAAGCAGCTCAATCagctggagaagaggaggaacaaggaggaggaagagaacaTTTATGAG GGGTTAAATCTGGAAGACTGCTCCTCCACCTACCACCAGATCCAGCGCTCTGAGGTGCGCGGACCCTACCAGGACGTGGACAACGTCAGAGAGGAAGACATCCAGCTGGAGAAGCCTtga